A region from the Salvia splendens isolate huo1 chromosome 15, SspV2, whole genome shotgun sequence genome encodes:
- the LOC121767608 gene encoding uncharacterized protein LOC121767608 isoform X2 yields the protein MQRQSLGSPSSKLVKDESQSSSSSSLGEECQQQQQQQQEQLKKLNPKTPMPQSYIHLIPLLTLLCFLILYLSSHNPSLNDLADFNSFNAISDPAESISELQGIMEIEKGDILAIRSLKNLKLQEAKHRRLHRKIPHF from the exons atGCAGAGGCAGTCACTGGGTTCTCCCTCGTCAAAGCTCGTGAAGGATGAATCccaatcttcatcatcatcatctcttGGAGAGGAATGccagcaacaacaacaacaacaacaagagCAGCTCAAAAAGCTCAACCCCAAAACCCCCATGCCTCAGTCCTACATTCACCTCATTCCTCTTCTCACCCTCCTCTGTTTCCTCATTCTCTACCTCTCTTCCCACAACCCCTCTCTAAACG ATTTGGCGGACTTCAATAGCTTCAATGCCATTTCTGACCCTGCTG AAAGCATTTCGGAATTGCAAGGAATAATGGAGATTGAAAAAGGAGATATCTTGGCCATACGGAGCTTGAAGAACTTGAAGCTGCAGGAGGCCAAGCACCGCCGCCTCCACCGCAAAATCCCCCATTTTTAG
- the LOC121767608 gene encoding uncharacterized protein LOC121767608 isoform X1 → MQRQSLGSPSSKLVKDESQSSSSSSLGEECQQQQQQQQEQLKKLNPKTPMPQSYIHLIPLLTLLCFLILYLSSHNPSLNGTLLPSSFNHHPIFFSFSNFLFASDLADFNSFNAISDPAESISELQGIMEIEKGDILAIRSLKNLKLQEAKHRRLHRKIPHF, encoded by the exons atGCAGAGGCAGTCACTGGGTTCTCCCTCGTCAAAGCTCGTGAAGGATGAATCccaatcttcatcatcatcatctcttGGAGAGGAATGccagcaacaacaacaacaacaacaagagCAGCTCAAAAAGCTCAACCCCAAAACCCCCATGCCTCAGTCCTACATTCACCTCATTCCTCTTCTCACCCTCCTCTGTTTCCTCATTCTCTACCTCTCTTCCCACAACCCCTCTCTAAACGGTACACTTCTCCCTTCCTCATTCAATCACCATCCCATTTTCTTCTCCTTTTCTAACTTTTTATTTGCTTCAGATTTGGCGGACTTCAATAGCTTCAATGCCATTTCTGACCCTGCTG AAAGCATTTCGGAATTGCAAGGAATAATGGAGATTGAAAAAGGAGATATCTTGGCCATACGGAGCTTGAAGAACTTGAAGCTGCAGGAGGCCAAGCACCGCCGCCTCCACCGCAAAATCCCCCATTTTTAG
- the LOC121769154 gene encoding syntaxin-22-like has protein sequence MSFQDLEAGRGNGLQRGYANGKQDPTQAVASGIFQINTAVSTFQRLVNTLGTPKDTPDLREKLRKTRLHIGQLVKDTSDKLKQASELDHHVEASASKKITDAKLAKDFQAVLKEFQKAQRLAAERETAYTPFISQSDLPSSYSASDMGVGADKTPEQRSQLLESRRQEVVLLDNEISFNEAIIEEREQGIEEIQHQIGEVNEIFKDLAVLVHEQGTMIDDIGSHIEGAHAATGQGKSQLLKAAKMQKSNSSLTCLLLVIFGIVLLIVVIVLMA, from the exons ATGAGTTTTCAAGATCTGGAAGCGGGTCGTGGAAACGGATTGCAAAGGGGGTACGCCAATGGCAAGCAGGACCCGACGCAGGCGGTCGCTTCTGGAATTTTTCAGATCAACACGGCAGTTTCCACATTCCAGCGTCTGGTTAATACCCTCGGAACCCCCAAGGACACACCGGATCTCCGTGAAAAGCT GCGCAAAACTCGTCTACATATTGGGCAGCTGGTGAAGGATACCTCAGATAAACTTAAACAAGCTAGTGAACTAGACCATCATGTTGAAGCCAGT GCAAGCAAGAAAATCACGGATGCAAAACTTGCGAAAGACTTTCAAGCAGTACTGAAGGAGTTTCAAAAGGCGCAGCGGCTTGCAGCTGAGAGAGAAACTGCTTATACTCCCTTTATTTCTCAATCAGATCTTCCTTCTAG CTACTCAGCTAGTGATATGGGCGTAGGAGCAGATAAGACCCCAGAACAACGATCTCAGCTTTTGGAATCTAGAAG GCAGGAGGTTGTGCTATTGGACAATGAGATTTCATTCAATGAGGCCATCATAGAGGAAAGAGAACAAGGAATAGAAGAAATACAACATCAAATTGGTGAAGTAAATGAGATTTTCAAAGACCTTGCGGTACTTGTTCACGAACAAGGAACTATGATAG aTGATATTGGCTCCCACATTGAGGGTGCTCACGCAGCCACTGGACAAGGAAAATCCCAACTTCTCAAAGCAGCTAAGATGCAGAAATCAAATTCATCCCTG ACTTGCTTACTGCTGGTGATATTCGGCATCGTACTTCTCATAGTGGTGATAGTACTTATGGCTTGA
- the LOC121769356 gene encoding binding partner of ACD11 1-like: protein MSVKTVKVSNLSLGASERDVQEFFSFSGDIEYVEMRSDTARSQIAFVTFKDVQGAETAILLSGATIIDTTVEINPEPDYKLPACSQPQKQSDKKTGGGSESALQKAEDVVSSMLAKGFILGKDAVNKAKSFDEKHQLTSTASAKVSSIDKKIGLTEKISIGTSIVNDKVREVDEKLHVSEKAKSALAAAEQTVSNAGSAIMKNRYVLTGTTWVTGAFSKVTKAAGEVGQKTKEKVGIVEDEQRRKMVDDFAEVHLSESSDSADHPSKPAPVQGLVL from the exons atgTCG GTAAAAACCGTCAAGGTCAGCAATCTTTCTCTGGGAGCATCAGAGCGTGATGTTCAAGAGTTCTTTTCATTTTCTGGTGATATTGAATATGTCGAGATGCGAAG TGATACTGCACGATCTCAAATTGCATTTGTTACCTTCAAGGATGTGCAGGGAGCTGAGACTGCTATCCTTCTTTCG GGCGCAACAATTATAGACACGACTGTGGAAATTAATCCAGAGCCAGATTACAAGCTTCCTGCTTGTTCACAACCTCAG AAGCAATCGGACAAAAAGACTGGAGGAGGTTCTGAATCCGCCTTGCAAAAGGCAGAGGACGTTGTGAGCAGCATGCTTGCTAAGGGTTTCATCTTAGGTAAGGATGCTGTTAACAAAGCAAAATCTTTTGATGAGAAGCACCAATTGACCTCCACAGCAAGTGCCAAAGTTTCGTCAATAGACAAAAAGATTGGGCTAACTGAGAAGATATCGATTGGAACTTCCATTGTGAATGATAAAGTGCGGGAAGTCGATGAGAAACTACACGTTTCTGAGAAAGCAAAATCAGCATTAGCAGCTGCTGAGCAAACTGTCAGCAATGCTGGATCTGCTATTATGAAGAACAGATATGTTCTCACCGGCACTACATGGGTAACCGGGGCTTTCAGCAAAGTCACCAAGGCGGCTGGGGAAGTTGGGCAAAAGACAAAGGAGAAAGTTGGGATTGTTGAAGATGAGCAGAGAAGGAAAATGGTGGATGACTTTGCTGAGGTTCATTTATCAGAGTCATCTGATTCAGCAGATCATCCTTCCAAGCCTGCTCCGGTACAAGGTTTGGTTCTCTGA